Proteins found in one Acidimicrobiales bacterium genomic segment:
- the mraY gene encoding phospho-N-acetylmuramoyl-pentapeptide-transferase, giving the protein MTRLLIAAAISMMVSLFGTKWLIRWLTEHRIGQPIRDDGPEGHHLKAGTPTMGGITLVLGVVAGYVVSDIVGGGVYTRRGILVVLAIIGGGAVGLMDDWIKVVAARNLGLSKRAKMLGLLIVAVSFAFLMSEFTEVDYSISFTRFDNPDWEIGRWLWMGWAVLLIAGTTNAVNLTDGLDGLASGAAALCFAAFTVIGFWQFRHFDTYNNTAALDLAVVAAAMVGGIVGFLWWNAPPAQIFMGDTGSLAIGSGLAALALATETHLLLPVVGGLFVIETLSVILQVMVFKRFNGRRLFRMAPIHHHFELSGWPETTILIRLWIMSGLCTAVGLGLFYADAIAENL; this is encoded by the coding sequence GTGACCCGTCTGCTCATCGCCGCGGCGATCTCGATGATGGTGTCGCTGTTCGGCACCAAGTGGTTGATCAGGTGGCTGACCGAACATCGCATCGGGCAACCGATCCGCGACGACGGCCCCGAGGGTCATCACCTGAAGGCGGGCACGCCCACCATGGGCGGGATCACCCTCGTGCTCGGCGTGGTCGCCGGCTATGTCGTGTCGGACATCGTCGGCGGCGGGGTCTACACGCGACGAGGAATTCTCGTCGTCCTGGCAATCATCGGGGGTGGCGCCGTCGGGCTGATGGACGACTGGATCAAGGTCGTGGCAGCCCGCAACCTCGGGCTGAGCAAGCGGGCCAAGATGCTCGGACTCCTGATCGTCGCGGTCAGTTTCGCCTTCCTGATGTCGGAGTTCACCGAAGTCGACTACTCGATCTCGTTCACCCGGTTCGACAATCCCGACTGGGAGATCGGTCGTTGGCTCTGGATGGGCTGGGCCGTCCTGCTGATCGCCGGCACGACCAACGCCGTCAACCTCACCGATGGGCTCGACGGTCTGGCCTCCGGTGCGGCCGCACTGTGTTTCGCGGCGTTCACCGTCATCGGCTTCTGGCAGTTCCGTCACTTCGACACCTACAACAACACCGCAGCGCTCGACCTCGCGGTCGTGGCGGCCGCGATGGTCGGGGGCATCGTCGGCTTTCTGTGGTGGAACGCGCCACCGGCGCAGATCTTCATGGGCGACACCGGTTCGCTGGCGATCGGCAGTGGGCTCGCGGCCCTGGCCCTCGCGACCGAGACCCACCTGCTGCTGCCGGTCGTCGGCGGGCTCTTCGTGATCGAGACGCTCTCGGTGATCCTCCAGGTGATGGTGTTCAAGCGATTCAACGGTCGCCGGCTCTTCCGCATGGCGCCGATCCATCATCACTTCGAGCTGAGCGGGTGGCCCGAGACGACCATCCTCATCCGACTCTGGATCATGTCGGGCCTGTGCACCGCCGTCGGACTCGGACTCTTCTACGCCGACGCGATCGCGGAGAACCTGTGA
- the murD gene encoding UDP-N-acetylmuramoyl-L-alanine--D-glutamate ligase: MSTNLTAGPRRALLVGMGITNRAVAGALIRRGHSVVAVDDNVDDVLRSAAADLGLELVEAPEAEVLTDLAADADFVVPAPGLPESHPAFALAIPILSELDLAAAWDQRPIAAITGTNGKTTVVELCVAALERAGIRAVAAGNTDVPLVAAIDQPDIEVFVVEASSFRLAKSGDFISQVGTWLNFAPDHLDIHRDLDSYEQAKAQVFRTIAPGGTAVANAADPVVMRHVPTDRTVVTFGGPTADWRAEGDTLIGPDGPFTTTDRMWRSLPHDVEDLLAVAATVAPFGAPASAVAAAAATFSGLPHRVSPVAQIGGSTYFDDSKSTTPHATVSALRGFDKVVLIAGGRNKGLDLTELTEGAEHVHAVVAIGDAAAEITAAFESTHTVVQADSMDAAVAAARVLAFGGCPVLLSPACASFDWYRNYGERGDDFIRAVRKLETES; this comes from the coding sequence GTGAGCACGAACCTCACCGCCGGTCCGCGTCGCGCCCTCCTCGTGGGCATGGGCATCACCAACCGCGCCGTCGCCGGGGCCCTGATCCGCCGTGGCCACTCGGTCGTCGCGGTCGACGACAACGTCGACGATGTCCTCCGCTCGGCCGCCGCCGACCTCGGTCTCGAACTCGTCGAAGCACCTGAGGCCGAGGTGCTCACCGATCTCGCCGCCGACGCCGACTTCGTCGTGCCCGCGCCCGGTCTGCCCGAGAGCCACCCGGCCTTCGCGCTCGCCATCCCGATCCTGAGCGAGCTCGATCTCGCAGCGGCGTGGGACCAGCGACCGATCGCGGCGATCACCGGCACCAACGGGAAGACGACCGTCGTCGAACTCTGTGTCGCGGCGCTCGAACGAGCGGGCATCCGTGCGGTCGCCGCGGGCAACACCGACGTGCCGCTCGTGGCGGCCATCGATCAGCCCGACATCGAGGTGTTCGTGGTCGAGGCGTCCTCCTTCCGGCTCGCGAAGTCCGGCGACTTCATCTCGCAGGTGGGCACCTGGCTCAACTTCGCGCCGGATCACCTCGACATCCATCGCGACCTCGACAGCTACGAGCAGGCCAAGGCCCAGGTCTTCCGCACGATCGCACCGGGCGGCACTGCGGTGGCCAATGCCGCCGACCCGGTGGTCATGCGCCACGTCCCGACCGACCGCACCGTCGTCACGTTCGGCGGACCCACGGCCGACTGGCGGGCCGAGGGCGACACCCTCATCGGCCCCGACGGACCGTTCACCACCACGGATCGCATGTGGCGGTCGCTGCCCCACGACGTCGAAGACCTGCTCGCCGTCGCCGCCACCGTGGCACCATTCGGTGCGCCGGCATCGGCGGTCGCGGCCGCCGCCGCCACCTTCTCCGGACTCCCGCACCGCGTCTCGCCCGTCGCCCAGATCGGCGGTTCGACCTACTTCGACGACTCGAAGTCGACCACTCCCCACGCCACCGTCTCCGCCCTGCGAGGGTTCGACAAGGTGGTGCTGATCGCCGGAGGACGCAACAAGGGCCTCGACCTCACCGAACTGACCGAGGGCGCCGAGCACGTGCATGCCGTGGTCGCCATCGGCGACGCCGCGGCCGAGATCACTGCGGCCTTCGAGTCGACCCACACGGTGGTCCAGGCCGACTCGATGGATGCCGCCGTCGCCGCGGCCCGCGTGCTGGCGTTCGGGGGGTGTCCCGTGTTGTTGAGCCCGGCCTGTGCATCATTCGACTGGTATCGCAACTACGGCGAGCGGGGCGACGACTTCATCCGAGCGGTGCGGAAGCTGGAGACCGAATCATGA
- the ftsW gene encoding putative lipid II flippase FtsW: MTATENRPRRQQKVAARGRHPASRVAADGRGPRRPVGRRTGPFLVLFLAVTALVLLGVVMTLSASAVVSINTSDSAWSLFRRHVMWTCIGGFFLFAAMRVDYRRLRVLSTPAVVGSLVLLLVVLVPGFGVNVYGATRWIAVGPLSFQPSELAKLALVLFAADILSRPSRDIENTATTLRPVVAVTVLFIFLLMLQPHLGNSVVIAISVGSMLFLAGTPLLHLGGLSVITAVGLFGAIAGTSWRRHRWDVFIDPWRDPGGLGYQPLQSLHAITVGGLTGVGLGASKAKWGFLPFAHSDFIFAIIAEELGLLGAGAVVLLFIIIGFAGVVVALRAPDRFGMLLALGITMWIVSQAFLNIGSVTKVVPVVGVTLPFLSFGGTSLVVTLAAVGVLLNIARQGR; this comes from the coding sequence ATGACGGCAACCGAGAACCGCCCGCGGCGGCAACAGAAGGTGGCCGCTCGCGGCCGCCACCCCGCGTCGCGGGTCGCGGCGGATGGCCGCGGCCCCCGGCGACCGGTCGGCCGCCGCACCGGACCGTTCCTGGTCCTTTTCCTGGCCGTGACCGCGCTCGTGCTGCTGGGCGTGGTGATGACGCTGTCCGCGTCGGCCGTCGTCAGCATCAACACGTCCGACAGCGCATGGAGCCTCTTTCGACGTCACGTGATGTGGACCTGCATCGGTGGATTCTTCCTCTTCGCCGCGATGCGCGTCGACTACCGCCGCCTCCGTGTGCTGTCCACCCCGGCGGTCGTGGGTTCGCTCGTCCTCTTGTTGGTGGTCCTCGTGCCGGGCTTCGGGGTGAACGTCTATGGCGCCACTCGGTGGATCGCCGTCGGTCCTCTCTCGTTCCAGCCGTCAGAACTCGCGAAGCTGGCGCTGGTCCTCTTCGCGGCCGACATCCTCAGTCGTCCGTCGCGCGACATCGAGAACACGGCCACGACACTGCGGCCGGTCGTGGCGGTCACCGTGCTGTTCATCTTCCTCCTGATGCTCCAACCCCACCTCGGCAACTCCGTCGTGATCGCGATCTCGGTCGGGAGCATGTTGTTCCTGGCGGGTACGCCGCTCCTTCATCTCGGCGGGCTCTCGGTGATCACCGCGGTCGGGCTGTTCGGCGCGATCGCCGGCACCTCGTGGCGTCGCCATCGCTGGGACGTGTTCATCGATCCGTGGCGTGACCCGGGCGGGCTGGGCTACCAGCCGCTGCAGTCGCTCCACGCCATCACCGTCGGTGGGCTCACCGGCGTCGGTCTCGGTGCCAGCAAGGCCAAGTGGGGGTTCCTGCCCTTCGCCCATTCCGACTTCATCTTCGCCATCATTGCCGAAGAGCTCGGGCTGCTCGGCGCCGGGGCGGTGGTGCTGCTGTTCATCATCATCGGATTCGCCGGTGTCGTGGTCGCCCTGCGTGCCCCCGATCGTTTCGGCATGCTGCTGGCCCTGGGCATCACCATGTGGATCGTCTCGCAGGCGTTCCTCAACATCGGCTCGGTCACCAAGGTCGTGCCGGTGGTGGGGGTCACCCTGCCGTTCCTCTCGTTCGGTGGCACCTCGCTCGTGGTCACGCTGGCCGCCGTCGGCGTGTTGCTCAACATCGCTCGCCAAGGTCGCTGA
- the murG gene encoding undecaprenyldiphospho-muramoylpentapeptide beta-N-acetylglucosaminyltransferase, which translates to MVETGRPWAAIAGGGTAGHVSPGLAVAEEIVRRGAERSDVVWIGSSRGLEARLVPDAGFLLTALPGRGIQRRLTPTNLVSIAGLVTGVVRAVVGFARHRPSVLVALGGYASVAGVIAAVVWRVPIVLTEQNAVPSVANRLASRFAKACATPFPDVDLPNATWTGNPVRPEIVAVDRAAQHDDACTTLGIDAGRRVLLVMGGSLGARRINHALFDVLPAWREREDLAVHHIAGARDHDELAARVPIDPSDPLDYRLVRYEGDMASVYAATDLVLCRAGGNSVAELAVVGLPSILVPLPGAPGDHQTANGRALADAGAAVLVADDQLDAARLRAEVESLLDDADRRTRMAEAAAAIGRPDAPAAIVDLVEAHARRPLPGSSR; encoded by the coding sequence ATGGTCGAGACAGGCCGTCCGTGGGCGGCGATCGCCGGTGGCGGCACCGCCGGACACGTGTCGCCCGGACTCGCGGTGGCCGAGGAGATCGTGCGTCGTGGGGCCGAGCGGTCCGATGTGGTGTGGATCGGTTCCTCACGCGGGCTCGAGGCCCGCCTGGTGCCCGACGCCGGCTTCTTGCTCACGGCCCTCCCCGGTCGGGGAATCCAGCGGCGACTCACGCCGACCAACCTCGTGTCGATCGCCGGCCTCGTCACGGGTGTCGTCCGGGCTGTCGTCGGATTCGCCCGTCATCGTCCCTCCGTGCTGGTCGCCCTGGGTGGCTACGCCTCGGTCGCCGGCGTGATCGCCGCGGTTGTGTGGCGGGTGCCGATCGTGCTCACCGAGCAGAACGCGGTGCCGTCGGTGGCCAACCGGCTCGCGTCCCGGTTCGCCAAGGCCTGTGCGACGCCGTTCCCCGACGTCGACCTGCCGAACGCCACGTGGACCGGTAACCCGGTGCGCCCGGAGATCGTCGCAGTGGATCGCGCGGCCCAGCACGACGACGCCTGCACGACCCTCGGGATCGACGCCGGCCGGCGGGTGTTGCTGGTCATGGGCGGATCGCTGGGCGCCCGGCGTATCAACCATGCGCTCTTCGATGTGTTGCCGGCCTGGCGTGAGCGCGAGGACCTCGCCGTCCACCACATCGCCGGGGCGAGAGATCACGACGAACTCGCGGCCCGTGTCCCGATCGACCCCTCCGACCCCCTCGACTACCGACTCGTCCGCTACGAAGGCGACATGGCATCGGTCTACGCCGCCACTGATCTCGTGCTCTGTCGCGCCGGAGGCAACTCCGTGGCCGAACTGGCGGTCGTGGGGCTGCCGTCGATCCTCGTCCCGCTGCCCGGCGCCCCCGGCGATCATCAGACGGCGAACGGCCGGGCCCTGGCCGACGCGGGCGCCGCCGTGCTGGTCGCCGACGATCAACTCGACGCGGCTCGCCTGCGGGCCGAGGTCGAGTCGCTGCTGGACGACGCCGACCGTCGTACCCGGATGGCCGAGGCCGCGGCGGCCATCGGACGTCCCGATGCGCCCGCTGCGATCGTCGATCTCGTCGAGGCCCACGCCCGTCGCCCTCTTCCCGGAAGTTCACGATGA
- the murC gene encoding UDP-N-acetylmuramate--L-alanine ligase codes for MTPDLSSPRRIHVVGAGGAGMGAIASVLHRMGHRVTGTDLKDGPVAERLRADGIEIAIGHDADHVGDAEMVAISTAIPDHNPEVRAARERGLEVLRRADILPAISAERRTIAVAGTHGKTTTSSMLALVLVEAELRPSFIIGGDVNEIGSGAVWDDGEWFVIEADESDRTFLSLGAEIAVVTNVEPDHLETYGNDPAVLAAAFEEFAGAARAAVLCADDAGSAALAATVGGVTYGTSESADYRMTDVERHRSSIAFTLRHEGVELGRINLPTPGLHNARNAAAAAVTGLQLGAPMDAAIRALGRFGGVARRFEFRGEADGVVFVDDYAHLPTEVAAAVEAARDGDWDRVVCVFQPHRYSRTAALWQDFADSFAAADLLVLTDVYPAGETPRPGVTGKLLVDAVLDAHPWANVAYMPRLDDVQDWLADRLRPGDLCLTLGAGDLTSIPDVVIERRRAS; via the coding sequence ATGACCCCCGATCTCAGCTCTCCCCGACGCATCCACGTGGTCGGCGCCGGCGGTGCCGGCATGGGCGCCATCGCCTCGGTCCTGCACCGAATGGGTCACCGCGTCACCGGCACCGACCTGAAGGACGGCCCGGTCGCCGAACGTCTCCGCGCCGACGGCATCGAGATCGCGATCGGCCACGACGCCGACCATGTCGGCGACGCGGAGATGGTGGCCATCAGCACCGCGATCCCCGACCACAACCCCGAGGTGCGGGCCGCTCGTGAACGAGGGCTCGAGGTCCTGCGCCGAGCCGACATCCTTCCGGCGATCTCCGCCGAACGACGGACCATCGCCGTGGCGGGCACACACGGCAAGACCACCACGAGTTCCATGCTCGCGCTGGTGCTGGTCGAGGCCGAGCTGCGCCCGTCGTTCATCATCGGTGGCGACGTCAACGAGATCGGATCCGGTGCGGTGTGGGACGACGGTGAGTGGTTCGTGATCGAGGCGGACGAATCCGACCGGACGTTCCTGTCGCTCGGCGCCGAGATCGCCGTGGTCACCAATGTCGAACCCGACCATCTCGAGACCTACGGCAACGACCCGGCCGTGCTCGCGGCCGCGTTCGAGGAGTTCGCCGGTGCCGCCCGCGCCGCGGTGCTGTGTGCTGACGACGCCGGGTCCGCCGCCCTCGCCGCGACGGTCGGCGGGGTCACCTACGGCACCAGCGAGTCGGCCGACTATCGCATGACCGATGTCGAGCGGCATCGGTCGTCCATCGCCTTCACGCTGCGCCACGAGGGCGTGGAACTGGGCCGGATCAACCTGCCCACACCCGGCCTGCACAACGCCCGCAACGCGGCGGCCGCCGCCGTCACGGGGTTGCAGCTCGGCGCACCGATGGATGCGGCGATTCGCGCGCTCGGTCGCTTCGGCGGCGTCGCCCGCCGATTCGAGTTCCGGGGCGAGGCCGATGGTGTGGTCTTCGTCGACGACTACGCCCACCTGCCGACCGAGGTGGCCGCCGCGGTCGAGGCGGCCCGGGACGGCGATTGGGATCGGGTGGTCTGTGTCTTCCAGCCCCATCGCTACAGCCGCACGGCCGCGCTGTGGCAGGACTTCGCCGATTCGTTCGCCGCGGCCGATCTTCTCGTGCTCACCGATGTGTATCCGGCCGGCGAGACGCCGCGCCCGGGCGTCACCGGGAAGCTCCTCGTCGATGCGGTGCTCGACGCCCACCCCTGGGCCAACGTCGCCTACATGCCCCGGCTCGACGACGTGCAGGACTGGCTGGCCGATCGTCTGCGACCCGGTGACCTCTGCCTCACGCTCGGCGCCGGCGACCTCACGAGCATCCCCGACGTCGTCATCGAACGACGTCGAGCCTCGTGA
- the murB gene encoding UDP-N-acetylmuramate dehydrogenase, whose protein sequence is MTDDLAAAVDALRAGPLAARLEIDAPIGARTTYRVGGHAAALVTLESFDDVDALAEVLRGRDVAALALGRGSNLLVSDDGFAGIAIVLGNGFAAIEIDTSATGTGSDPAALVVCGAAAKLPVVARTTVQAGLTGFEWAVGVPGSVGGAVRMNAGGHGAEMADSLVDAEVLDLRTGSLAVRSRAELDFGYRRAAVRPWDLVLRARLGLDEGDAAAGKAQMLEIVQWRRDHQPGGQNAGSVFSNPEGDSAGRLIDAAGLKGLRIGTAEVSEKHANFIQADADGRAADVRAVMLAIQRVVLDRHGVALQPETHLVGFPDDGAAHHGD, encoded by the coding sequence GTGACCGACGACCTCGCCGCGGCGGTCGACGCCTTGCGCGCCGGCCCGCTGGCCGCCCGCCTGGAGATCGACGCGCCCATCGGCGCCCGTACCACCTACCGCGTCGGCGGCCACGCGGCGGCGCTGGTGACGCTCGAGTCGTTCGACGACGTCGACGCCCTCGCCGAGGTGCTTCGCGGTCGGGACGTCGCCGCACTCGCCCTCGGTCGTGGGAGCAATCTCCTGGTGAGCGACGACGGTTTCGCCGGCATCGCCATCGTTCTGGGCAACGGGTTCGCGGCGATCGAGATCGACACGTCAGCGACCGGCACGGGCTCCGACCCTGCCGCGCTCGTCGTCTGCGGGGCCGCGGCGAAGCTCCCGGTGGTCGCACGGACCACCGTGCAGGCGGGCCTCACCGGGTTCGAATGGGCCGTCGGTGTGCCGGGATCGGTCGGGGGCGCGGTACGAATGAACGCGGGCGGTCACGGCGCGGAGATGGCCGACTCGCTCGTCGACGCCGAGGTGCTCGATCTGCGGACCGGATCGCTCGCCGTCCGGTCGCGAGCTGAACTGGATTTCGGGTACCGGCGCGCCGCCGTGCGGCCCTGGGATCTCGTGCTGCGTGCTCGGCTCGGACTCGACGAGGGCGATGCCGCCGCCGGCAAGGCCCAAATGCTCGAGATCGTGCAGTGGCGGCGGGATCACCAGCCCGGTGGACAGAACGCCGGATCGGTCTTCAGCAATCCCGAGGGTGACAGTGCCGGTCGACTCATCGACGCGGCCGGTCTGAAGGGCCTGCGTATCGGCACCGCCGAGGTGTCCGAGAAGCACGCGAACTTCATCCAGGCCGATGCCGACGGCCGCGCCGCCGATGTGCGGGCCGTGATGCTGGCGATCCAGCGGGTCGTGCTCGATCGCCACGGTGTGGCGCTGCAGCCCGAGACACATCTGGTCGGTTTCCCCGACGACGGGGCGGCGCACCATGGCGATTGA
- a CDS encoding FtsQ-type POTRA domain-containing protein, translating into MAIDPRIRARRTAVRRAEGRRRLRFLLVAVGFVACAVGAWALTRTPLLDLDHVHYDGVTGSDAEQVVDAAALASGTAMFDLDLGAVERDVAALPWVETATAEREWPGTVRVTVQPRTPVAVIGLPGRESVLVDASGVLVRPAPEVTTLPRVAIEPSVGLGEVDEPARPGIAVALALPEDLQPWVEAVTLADGRRSDGRVVLGLDLLGSASVHLGAGDFVDDKLAAVRSVLEGVDLSCVEVIDVAVADLPTVTRGDLCADETSAETGNGDA; encoded by the coding sequence ATGGCGATTGACCCCCGGATACGAGCTCGCCGCACCGCGGTGCGGCGCGCCGAAGGGCGGCGACGGCTGCGCTTCCTGCTGGTCGCCGTGGGCTTCGTGGCGTGCGCCGTCGGTGCGTGGGCGCTCACCCGTACCCCGTTGCTCGACCTCGACCATGTGCACTACGACGGCGTGACGGGATCCGACGCCGAGCAGGTGGTCGACGCCGCCGCGCTCGCGTCCGGCACCGCCATGTTCGACCTCGATCTCGGTGCCGTCGAGCGTGACGTGGCCGCACTGCCGTGGGTGGAGACCGCGACGGCCGAGCGCGAGTGGCCCGGCACCGTCCGGGTGACCGTCCAACCCCGCACGCCGGTCGCCGTGATCGGCCTCCCCGGCCGCGAATCCGTGCTCGTCGACGCGAGTGGTGTCCTCGTTCGTCCCGCGCCCGAGGTCACGACCCTTCCCCGTGTGGCCATCGAACCGAGCGTGGGGCTCGGCGAGGTCGACGAACCCGCCCGTCCGGGCATCGCCGTGGCGCTGGCGCTGCCCGAGGATCTCCAGCCGTGGGTCGAGGCCGTCACTCTCGCCGACGGTCGGCGCAGCGACGGCCGGGTCGTTCTGGGCCTCGACCTGCTCGGGTCGGCCTCGGTGCACCTCGGCGCCGGTGACTTCGTGGACGACAAGTTGGCCGCGGTCAGGTCGGTTCTCGAGGGTGTCGATCTCTCGTGTGTCGAGGTGATCGACGTCGCCGTGGCCGATCTCCCGACGGTGACACGTGGCGATCTGTGCGCCGACGAGACCTCCGCCGAGACGGGGAACGGCGATGCGTGA
- the ftsZ gene encoding cell division protein FtsZ: MSDPQNYLAVIKVVGVGGGGVNAVNRMIDAGLKGVEFIAANTDAQALLMSDADEKLDIGRDLTRGLGAGSDPEVGRQAAEEHLDEIREAIRGADMVFITAGKGGGTGTGAAPVIAEVAKSEGALTIGVVTRPFAFEGRRRSVQAEQGIQKLKEKVDTLIVIPNDRLLTVADNNTSVLNAFKMADEVLLQGVQGITTLITTPGLINTDFADVRTVMTDAGSALMGIGQGTGEGRAITAARAAISSPLLEASIENARGILLNISGGPDLGLLEVNEAAEIIHAVAHQDANIIFGAVIDDEMGDDVRVTVIAAGFDRWDDSPRSSTSVSSGPSSDPGEPTGEVPIADVFAGDDDDLDLGDDDFDVPSFLK, encoded by the coding sequence ATGTCTGATCCGCAGAACTACTTGGCCGTCATCAAGGTCGTCGGCGTCGGCGGCGGCGGTGTCAACGCCGTCAACCGGATGATCGACGCGGGCCTCAAGGGCGTCGAGTTCATCGCCGCCAACACCGACGCCCAGGCGCTGCTGATGAGCGACGCCGACGAGAAGCTCGACATCGGTCGGGACCTCACCCGTGGGCTCGGCGCGGGCAGCGATCCCGAGGTCGGCCGGCAGGCCGCCGAAGAACATCTCGACGAGATCCGCGAGGCCATCCGAGGCGCCGACATGGTGTTCATCACCGCCGGCAAGGGTGGCGGCACCGGCACGGGCGCGGCGCCGGTCATCGCCGAGGTCGCCAAGTCCGAGGGGGCCCTGACCATCGGTGTGGTCACCCGGCCCTTCGCCTTCGAGGGCCGACGTCGTTCGGTGCAGGCCGAGCAGGGCATCCAGAAGCTGAAGGAGAAGGTCGACACCCTCATCGTCATCCCCAACGACCGACTCCTCACGGTGGCCGACAACAACACCTCGGTCCTCAATGCGTTCAAGATGGCCGACGAGGTCCTGCTGCAGGGTGTGCAGGGCATCACCACGCTGATCACCACACCGGGTCTGATCAACACCGACTTCGCCGACGTGCGCACGGTCATGACCGACGCCGGCAGCGCCCTCATGGGCATCGGCCAGGGCACCGGCGAGGGCCGGGCCATCACCGCCGCTCGCGCCGCCATCTCCAGTCCTCTGCTCGAGGCGTCGATCGAGAACGCCCGCGGCATCCTCCTCAACATCAGCGGCGGTCCCGACCTCGGTCTGCTCGAGGTCAACGAGGCCGCCGAGATCATCCACGCGGTGGCCCACCAGGACGCCAACATCATCTTCGGTGCCGTCATCGACGACGAGATGGGCGACGACGTGCGGGTCACGGTCATCGCCGCCGGCTTCGATCGTTGGGACGACAGTCCCCGTTCCTCCACCTCGGTGTCGAGCGGTCCGTCGTCCGACCCCGGCGAGCCCACCGGCGAGGTGCCCATCGCCGACGTCTTCGCCGGTGACGACGACGATCTCGACCTGGGCGACGACGACTTCGACGTGCCCTCCTTCCTCAAGTAG
- a CDS encoding laccase domain-containing protein has product MIERRLPAGPHHEVRVRCSSRADGDFHIDRPAAELASRRAAFAPAPWTWLRQVHGPRVVTVDAPGEHAGAEADAGVTTTTGAVLAVQTADCVPVVLAAAGGLAVAHAGWRGVVEGVIPAAVESLRTLADGEITAFVGPRIGVGHYAFGDDDLAEVIAVAGPSARGRTVEGHTALDMTAAVLAVLADLGVGSVDVLDADTADDEWFSHRVRGDAERQVTVAWMVER; this is encoded by the coding sequence ATGATCGAGCGGCGCCTCCCCGCAGGGCCGCACCACGAGGTCCGGGTGCGGTGCAGCTCCCGAGCGGACGGCGACTTCCACATCGACCGTCCGGCCGCCGAGCTCGCGTCTCGTCGCGCCGCCTTCGCGCCGGCGCCGTGGACATGGCTGCGCCAGGTCCACGGTCCGCGGGTCGTGACGGTCGACGCGCCGGGTGAGCACGCCGGCGCCGAGGCCGATGCCGGCGTCACCACCACGACGGGCGCGGTGCTCGCCGTGCAGACCGCCGACTGTGTGCCGGTGGTGCTGGCCGCCGCGGGTGGTCTGGCGGTCGCCCACGCCGGCTGGCGGGGTGTCGTGGAAGGGGTGATCCCCGCGGCGGTCGAGTCGCTGCGGACGCTCGCCGACGGCGAGATCACGGCCTTCGTCGGCCCGCGTATCGGCGTGGGCCACTACGCGTTCGGTGACGACGATCTGGCCGAGGTGATCGCCGTCGCCGGTCCGTCGGCGCGGGGACGGACGGTCGAGGGCCACACCGCGCTCGACATGACCGCCGCCGTGCTTGCCGTGCTGGCGGATCTGGGTGTCGGGTCGGTCGATGTTCTCGACGCCGACACCGCCGACGACGAGTGGTTCTCCCATCGGGTGCGGGGCGACGCCGAGCGTCAGGTCACCGTGGCGTGGATGGTCGAGCGATGA
- a CDS encoding YggS family pyridoxal phosphate-dependent enzyme — translation MIDPGEVAERLEVVRARLRQAGGEAVRVVAVTKGFGADAIEAAVSAGLHDVGESYAQEAVAKLGEADVGANPIVHFIGGLQRNKVRRLAGVVDVWQSVDRVALVDEIARRSPGARMMVQVDISGEEAKGGCPPDEAGGLVDHAAAAGLVVEGLMGIGPVGEPAAARPGFGRLRRLVDDLGLAECSMGMTDDLEVAVGEGSTMIRVGTALFGPRPPRS, via the coding sequence ATGATCGACCCCGGCGAGGTCGCCGAGCGCCTCGAGGTCGTGCGTGCCCGCCTCCGCCAGGCCGGCGGTGAGGCCGTGAGGGTCGTCGCGGTGACCAAGGGATTCGGGGCCGACGCCATCGAGGCTGCGGTATCTGCGGGTCTGCACGACGTGGGCGAGAGCTACGCGCAGGAGGCCGTGGCCAAACTGGGCGAGGCCGACGTCGGCGCGAATCCCATCGTGCATTTCATCGGTGGTCTCCAACGCAACAAGGTCCGCAGGCTGGCCGGCGTCGTCGACGTGTGGCAGAGCGTCGACCGGGTCGCCCTCGTCGACGAGATCGCTCGCCGCTCGCCGGGTGCGCGGATGATGGTCCAGGTCGACATCTCCGGCGAGGAGGCGAAGGGGGGATGTCCACCCGACGAGGCCGGCGGCCTCGTCGACCACGCAGCTGCGGCCGGCCTGGTGGTGGAGGGACTGATGGGAATCGGACCCGTCGGTGAACCGGCCGCCGCCCGACCGGGTTTCGGCCGGCTCCGCCGGCTGGTCGACGACCTCGGGCTCGCCGAGTGTTCGATGGGGATGACCGACGATCTCGAGGTGGCGGTGGGGGAGGGCAGCACCATGATCCGGGTGGGAACCGCGCTCTTCGGTCCGCGCCCGCCCCGGTCGTGA